The Symphalangus syndactylus isolate Jambi chromosome 23, NHGRI_mSymSyn1-v2.1_pri, whole genome shotgun sequence genome has a window encoding:
- the LOC134735777 gene encoding uncharacterized protein, with amino-acid sequence MDPASGEGEGRGWGGRRRRRGLFFILASPFLPHLRAAAARRAGPGCGWESSKPASRPGPAPAPSLRRRRAPAAGLPLSSRLAAFPKHRRGFAAASGRAPSRAEDRRPSRASPARPALSAAPVRRDVRLGRRIFGRVRAGFMLFAPPESPQMRDIGWGVRLEGAKMALGLACRQGWWRSCSAGAIFLAARAAPSEDISLTRAPRGPGLAGVESRVLNSGDGTGVARPSFPRPQPKD; translated from the coding sequence ATGGACCCCGCgtctggggagggggaggggagagggtggggagggaggcggCGGAGACGGGGCTTATTTTTCATCCTGGCTTCCCCCTTCCTGCCGCATCTGCGGGCGGCCGCGGCGAGGAGAGCAGGTCCGGGCTGCGGCTGGGAAAGCTCGAAGCCGGCGAGTCGCCCCGGCCCCGCTCCTGCTCCGAGCCTGCGGCGGCGGCGCGCACCTGCCGCGGGACTGCCCCTTTCCAGCCGCCTCGCTGCCTTCCCGAAGCACCGCCGAGGATTCGCGGCCGCGTCCGGCCGAGCCCCCAGCCGCGCGGAGGACCGGCGGCCCAGCCGGGCGTCTCCTGCGAGGCCCGCGCTGTCTGCTGCGCCGGTCAGAAGAGATGTGCGGCTGGGACGGCGCATTTTTGGCCGAGTGCGCGCGGGCTTTATGCTGTTCGCGCCCCCCGAGTCGCCCCAAATGCGGGATATTGGGTGGGGGGTGCGGTTGGAAGGCGCTAAGATGGCGCTGGGCCTGGCCTGTCGCCAGGGCTGGTGGCGCAGTTGCTCGGCGGGCGCCATCTTTCTCGCGGCGCGGGCGGCGCCCTCCGAGGACATCTCGCTGACCAGGGCGCCGCGAGGCCCGGGGCTAGCGGGAGTCGAGAGCAGGGTGCTGAATTCTGGAGATGGGACCGGGGTCGCGCGTCCTTCTTTCCCACGCCCCCAGCCAAAAGACTAG